A region of the Oceanihabitans sp. IOP_32 genome:
AAGAACACCATTAAATATAATTGGCGGTAGTCTTTCTGAAGTGGTTAAGCAGCGTCTATCGGAAGATGCTCACTTTTTAGTAAATCAAGCTAATGTTGCATCCCGACACATGTTAAGTCTGGTTAACAACATTTTAGAGTTTGCTAAAATTAATGAAGGCGCTATTAAGCTGACTCTAAAAAACTTTAATTTAAAAAATACACTAAAAGACACCTTTAATATTTTTGAATTAATGACCAGAGAAAAAGGTCTGAGATACGAATTGTTTATTGACGAGGCCATTCACCCTCATATTACAGGAGATTATGGCAAGTTAAACCAAATTTTAATTAATTTTTTGGGTAATGCCATTAAATTTACAGATCAGGGCAGCGTAACTTTAGCTGTAAAACTTTTAGAAACCACACGCCATTCGCAACGCATAGGCTTCTCGATTGCAGATACAGGCATTGGTATGAATAAAGTCTTTTTGGAAAATATATTCGACGAATATGCCCAAGATAACTCGGTTGAAAATCTTAAAAGTGGTACTGGTCTGGGGATGACAATCTCTAAACGACTTATCGACTTTATGGATGGACATGTGGAAGTTCACAGTGAAAAAAATAAAGGCACAACGGTACATTTTAATTTAACTTTTGAAAAAAGAGAAAAACCCGTTAACCATAAAATAATACAGACTAATAAATCACTCTTATCTAACAAAGTCTTTCTTATCGCTGAAGATAACTATATGAATGCCGTGGTATTAGAACGTAAAATATCAGATTTAGGCGCTCGGGTGGTTACGGTAGAAAATGGTCAGCTTGCCGTAGAAGCGCTTCAGAAGCAACACTTCGATTTAGTTTTTATGGATGTGCAAATGCCTATACTTGATGGATTTGGCGCCACGAAAGCCATACGAGAGAATCTAAAGTTAAACATTCCAATTATAGCCATTACGGCCAATGTTTTTAAAAATGGAATTCATGATTATTTGGATTTTGGTTTTAATGATGTTATTCTCAAACCCTTTGAGGATGAATTACTGTATTCTAGAACCTTGGAAGCTTTAAAACCCAACAAAGAAGACAGGTCTAAAAAAAGAAACAAAAAAACGAGAGTGCATAAAGCCACAAAAAAGGAATATCAATTAGAATACCTAGAAAAAATAAGCCATGGCGATCCAAAATTCTATAAGCGTATGCTAGTTGTTTTTGTCGATATTATGAAGACTGCCATAAAAGACTTAAACACAGCTTTAGATTCACAAAATGTGGACTCTATTGCTAAAACCGTGCATAAAATAAAGCCAAGCTTAAAAGACCTAAAGGTAAAAACAGCAGTGGGTCTCATAGAGGTCATAGAATCATCAGAATACAAGGACAGTGATTTTGTAGTAACTAATACCAAAGCCTTATTAAAAACCTTAAAAAAAGTACATACTGAATTTTCTAAAAATGAGTTGACCAAATAGAGATATTTAAACAAGTACCTACGATTTGCAAGCACAAAAAAATTAGAAAAAAACAACAAACAGGAGAAGGTCGAAAGCAAAATGTTAGGGATCTCTACCTTAGACAAAATTGAAATTGTAAATATTGCCGACATTCTATACATTAAGGCCGACGGGAGATACTCCCACTTTTATCTTAAAGATAGTTCGAAAAAAGTCGTTTCTAAAAATTTGGAAGAATATCAAAAATTTCTTCAAGTTCACTCTCCTTAGACAGATACAAGTTATAATTGCAAACCGTAAACATATTAAATTGGACCTGCTTTTCACTTTATAGCATTTTTATACGCTAAAAATACCACGTGGTTAATAACCATAAAATGCAGCGATAAAAAACAAGTAAAAACTCAATAATCGTTATACATAATCTCTCTTCACTTGAATAAAAATGCCATGATATCAAAGCATTTATTGATACTTGCTCTTATTATTTCACTTATTTTAGAGCTTTTTAACTACAAAAATCAACTAATCATTATTTCTCTTGAGATTAACATGGTAGGGCTTCCTTTTCCTTATCTGATAAAGGTTTAAAATATTAAGTAAAACCAAAAAATCACAGTTATTACATATTAATGACCAGTTATTACACAAATACATGAAATTTGTAATCCTTTCCTTATGTTCGTTTGTGTGGAATTACGACTAAAGCTTGTTGAAGAGTTTTGGCCATATGATTACTTCAGATACCAGAATATTAATTATTAAAAACTAAAAATATGAAAGTAAAAAAAGTCTATTTCGTCGTAATTATCATGGCCTTAATGAGTTTTACACAAAAATCTTTTTCTCAAAACCCAAGGTTGTGGTTTAGTGAAAATGGTGTAGAGTTTTATGTAAATTATGTTCCAAAAAAAGGGAGTGAATACGCCTATTACTATTTAACAGTAATCAATAAAAGGGGCACACAGAAATTAATTTATTATTATCCAGTTTTTGTGCATAATAATAAAATTACAGGAGAATCTCTGGAAAGAACGTTTCGTTTAGCGCCGGGAGAATCTAGAAGTGAAACATTTTACATATCAACACAACTTCTTATCCAATCTGGAGATCATATTCCTAAATTGACGTTTAAGAAATATTATGTGAAAGATGTTAATTAATAGTAGTTTTGAGTTTTTATTTAAAGAAGCCGTCTCATTCTAATAAAATAGACGGCTTCTTTACATCAATGGATAAAGCGCTCACTTGTAAACCCGTTAAAGTCACATAAAATCAGGATAAGAAATTGTACTAAAACCATCTTATAATTACTAGTATCTCTAATAATTGGGGTATTAAATCACTTGGGTTTCATTCCAAAAGTATAGTTTTTAATGTCACTGTA
Encoded here:
- a CDS encoding ATP-binding protein; amino-acid sequence: MKKNASKKYPSKLTKDLDIILQHIVEQSSDSILICDLSGTLLYANELSRVWLGLENKELDNIKVYDYEQFFNGDKLKHWEAHVQELKNVSVKVERGALVNFETSTVTRTHVRLSYLSLEQQDYILAVSKKHTEKDILEQELIQNAKLQDALLKMASKYINVDISDLTHVINNSLQEVAQFVDADRVYIFSYDFKAQTTSNTYEWCQEGIEPQINELQDVPISAIPEWVDQHRKKASFIIPDVSQLPDTGPYGVKAILEPQGVKSLIALPMFNKNELVGFIGFDSVREKHFYSKKEENLLFVYAEILLNMELRQQFELELLNQKERFQNIISSIDAGLVQMDENFNITFTNHSFLKFYSYNKSSVFGKNAFNLFLKPEDWDPLMLKMNQLEKKEVLLEELLTKDSKGNFIPILASIVRYDTDETKGFLAVIIDLTNQKKLENELRDAIQKVEESMSYKEKFFANVSHELRTPLNIIGGSLSEVVKQRLSEDAHFLVNQANVASRHMLSLVNNILEFAKINEGAIKLTLKNFNLKNTLKDTFNIFELMTREKGLRYELFIDEAIHPHITGDYGKLNQILINFLGNAIKFTDQGSVTLAVKLLETTRHSQRIGFSIADTGIGMNKVFLENIFDEYAQDNSVENLKSGTGLGMTISKRLIDFMDGHVEVHSEKNKGTTVHFNLTFEKREKPVNHKIIQTNKSLLSNKVFLIAEDNYMNAVVLERKISDLGARVVTVENGQLAVEALQKQHFDLVFMDVQMPILDGFGATKAIRENLKLNIPIIAITANVFKNGIHDYLDFGFNDVILKPFEDELLYSRTLEALKPNKEDRSKKRNKKTRVHKATKKEYQLEYLEKISHGDPKFYKRMLVVFVDIMKTAIKDLNTALDSQNVDSIAKTVHKIKPSLKDLKVKTAVGLIEVIESSEYKDSDFVVTNTKALLKTLKKVHTEFSKNELTK